TTACAGTTAGGTTATCTGtgcaaatatatttgtttgcctacaatatagtTAATTGGAAAACTACATTCTGAATTCTGTAAtgttttgttggtttttattGTTTGCTTCAATTTTCAGTTTTCTTATTGATGCTGAATACATGGGGCGTCAGGTGGAGATTGCACTTCTTTGTTTCATTAACTTGGTCTGGTTTCAGCAGACTCTATCTGGTAAGTAATATACATGTCCTAGAGTCCATATCCACATTACCATTTTCTTATGAGTTGTATATGTGGCCAGCGTTATATAGAATCAATAACACAACTTCTGCATTGCcttgattttttcaaaagtaCCTTTCTAGCAGTATATGGTAGCAAGCTTACTGTCTTTGACCTTTTCCAGATGGGCCTGCAACAAGTTCCGACACGAACAAGTGGACATGCACATGCTCTATTGCACGTGAACAAACTTTGCCATTTGGCCTGGCAAACTGCTCTTCTTCCTGTGATTGTAGCCCTGGTATACAGTTTCTCTTAATATTTATCTCCTTGCATTATTGGCTATAGACCGTAACTTAGTCCCTAGATTTGAATATCTATCACTCAATTCTGGTGGTTCCTTTTGTATGACAAAGAGAGTCCCACATACTATGATGGAATGTATTTTATGGAGAACTAACTGCTAAGAATGATAGAAATAGTCCGTTTGTtggttgacattttcttgtaGATTTATTGGACAATGTATCTGTATAACCCAGAAACAAAGGACCAAAATGTTTGATTTAGATATAGATACATATTCAAGGTGAATTACATAGTCTAGATAATCACTGTCTATTTATCAAGTCAGACTTTTCTGTTTATGGAGCTAATCTTTTTCCCTAGTTCCTTGACCTGtcttttatttcttaacgTGCAGTCGCAGGAGGATCGGACAAAAATAGATGGACTTGCATTTGCAATACTGGTGGGTTACCTAGGTTAGTAGGCGAAGAAAATGGAAGCAGCTGTTTTGCTGCATGTAACTGTAATGCTGGTAATCTTCAAAGCTTGACGATATGATCAGTGGCAACTTGTTTAGCAGTCTATCACTCTTCAATGTTCGTTGATAATGAACCATCTTCATAATGAAGGGGAATGTGATTTTCATGTCAGCAACTTAGTGACAAATCCTTCTTTACTAGTACATTTTCTGCCAGTTTATGGAAAATTTACCCTGGCCAATCACACCCTGTCTGTGCAATTACATGATACATGAGAATCTCAAGTGATCACTTGCAAAAAGTGATGCTTTCATATGCTTACGTACTCCATCTTTACAGGGACTTTATCCGAGTTAGAGCCTTCAAAGAAAAGGTTTCCAGTCAAAGTTGTGTTCATAGTTGTCTTACTCTGTCTCGTCCTGACGGCTATTGGACTGGCTGCTATAATGTTATGGCATGTCTATCGGAAGGACAAGCAACCAGTCCAATGGGCTTCATCTTCATCAGATAGACTAACAAGTTGCAGTAGTGCTGTAAACATAATGAGCCACGGTTCTTCTCCTATGCCAGTATACAAAGGATATCTAGATTCCTCTGTACCTTGTATGGgtaaatattcatatatgcaatttttattGGACTATATTTTCTGCTTCAAGATATTTCTCCAGAAGAAGTAGATTATTCAACTGAAGCAGGTCTCATGATTGATTTTTAACATCTCTATAATCTGGCTTTGTCTTTTCTTGGCTAAAGGATGCATTCCCCAGAATCCATTCCTGCTGAGAAGAGGAACAAAAGCACTGCATGGAACGATAATACAGTTTTCGTATTCTGAGCTGGAAAATGCAACAGACAAATTTTCTGATACTAATTTGGTTGGAGTTGGAGGATGCAGCCACGTCTACCGTGGTAATCTGAGAGATGGTAGAACAGTTGCAGTCAAGAGAATGAAACTGGAAGGTGGCCCGGACGCAGAACATGTTTTCCTGACTGAGGTGCTAAACTAATTCACTGTTTATCAGTCAaaacaattttcataattagtAAGTAGAAGGATGTGAATTCGGAACCTCTTTTTGCACTCAGATACAACTGATTGCAAGACTTCACCACTGTCATGTGGTTCCTTTGCTTGGGTACTGCTTGGAACACCAATGGAAGAATGCTGAGAGGCTACTGGTATTTGAGTATATTCCCAATGGTAATCTCAGGGAATGTCTCGATGGGGAACTAGGCCACTGTTTGGATTGGAATACACGAGTTTCAATAGCTCTTGGAGCTGCACGAGGTTTGGAGTATCTCCATGATGCTGCTGCACCTAGAATATTGCACAGAGATGTCAAATCCACGAACATTCTCTTAGATGAAAGCTGGAGAGCCAAGGTAGGAAATATCCTTCATCAGTAGCAAACAATATTAAAGTTGTGATTGAAAGCTATAGTTAATTATGTATCATTGTAAAATACTAATGTATTTGTTTTCAGCCTGCTATACGAGACTACTCAATATTTAATGTCTGCAGATTACGGATCTTGGCATGGCTAAACACCTTCAGAATGATGGCATTGTCAGTTGTTCCGGTTCTCCAGATAGAATGCAAGGGACCTTCGGTTACTTTGCACCAGAGTATGCTATTGTTGGACGAGCTTCTCTAAAGTCTGATGTTTTCAGTTTTGGCGTAGTTCTTCTTGAACTCATCACTGGTCGAAAGCCCATCCACAAGTCATCCAACAAAGGGACAGAAAGTCTCGTGATATGGGTATGGGAAGTTTACTTGTTAGCTTTTGCCTAGATATGTTGTAGCGGTGTCTGCTAGTAGTAGCTATGTTTGAATGAGAAGGGAAACTCTTTTATAATCGCTTTGCAGGCAACAGCTCGTCTGCATGACAGTAAGAGAGTGATACATGAGTTGCCAGACCCGCGTCTCCAAGGAAagtttgaagaagaagagatgcAGGTAATGGCCTACTTAGCAAAGGAGTGCCTGCTGCTGGATCCTGATTCTCGACCAACCATGAGCGAAGTGGTCCAGATTCTTTCGACTATCGCTCCAAACAGATCTAAACGGAATAATCTGCCAGTACGCGCATTTCAGGTACCTATCTACTATCACATGGCTCTTGATAAGCCTATTTTGTTCTTGAACACATGTTATCTGATCTTCAGTGTGGACTGAAGAGTGAGAATCCAGAGATGAGTGATGGAGAAGTTCACGattcctcctcctcgtcgACAGAAGAGATCAAGCAAATCACATCCGAGATCATCAAGAATGATAAGGAAGCAGATGAGTCGCAATCCGATGTAGAGAAGCTGATGCTCCTCACCTCAAAGAGACGAAGCTCGCGGGGCCTACAAGACGAGGAAGTGGTGGTGGATTTAACAGAGCCGCGGTTGGAGTCATTCTGCCTTCCAAACGTTTGAGTCCCATGTTCTCAAGATTTCATACGCAGGTACATAAACTAGCACGCATGAGCAGCTGCTTTGTTCTAACATTGTTGGTTTAGCATTAAGGAAGTTATAGGTCAAGTTTGCAGAGAGCTCATGAAATGCTCTTTTACAGTTTCACTTGCAGTCgttctagttttttttctctttacacttatttcttgtaattttgtacccatataattaaaatagtaatttaaaatcatgATTTTGTACCCATACACTTATTCTGTTTCTTATTTGGCTATGTGATATTTGTCTATTTGATCTGTACTATATTactctttaaaaaattactactaatattgaTCCACCAATATGATAGATGAAGATTTTCTATGAAATATCTTGAGAATATAGTAAggtattgaaatataatcaaaatactagtagtaaataactaaatattatTGGACTAGTGAGATCATTCTTCTATTATATCAAATTCTCAAGAACATACATTAAAGTACATAAAAAAGTAGGgcaaaataatcatttaaacatatccaaaaatatttctcCAACAAATTTTggttatgaaaatgaaatgctttattaagatttaagtaaaaatagaaaagaaaaagaaaaaaaaggttgaGGGCTCGCACAAGACCGCCGGCGGCATCACATAcagagagagggagggagTGCAATGGCCGGAAAACCAGGTGCTGCGGCTCCAACATATTCACCATCGACCGCTCACCGAAAGAAGAGGCCCACGATCCAAACCGACTCTGAATGGGTCCGACCTGATGGCCGCGGCCTCCCCCAGTGCCGCCCTGCATGTACGTAACCTCATTCGCTTCAGCCCTTCCTTTCTTTTGTATCTCAATgtcctaatttttttcacataaGCTTTATGTACCCTCTGAAGCTTGTTTTCGTGCTTTGCTTATTCTTTTTGAGTCGTGTTAGAGTTCGTGAAATGGTTGTTTGTTCTGCTTTGGGATTTATCTAAAGTGAACAGGCTAGGGTTTTCAGTTACTGAATTACATATGCAGAAATATAGAGTGATAGAGTTTaccattaaattttgtttttcaattttggtaaTGTGCTTTGCTGTCTTTGATTAATTGTTACTGTTGCATAACGCGATATTTGTTCTTATCAATGTGTTACGATCGTATTCTTATTTGTTGTAATGCTCTAGTTCTCCTAGTATTTGGTTTTATTTCATTCGAACACAGTGGATGTGTGTGATGAAGGAATGCAGCTGATAGCTTATGCTTAGGTAGTTCAGAGTTAAGAGGGTTCAAAGATCAATTTCATTTCCTTACAATTTACACAACTGTTGGAAAGTGCAGAGCTTgtctaaaaaaagaaaattgcacTTCAGAAGTTGAGTTAAAATTCCTCCTCTCACTTCAAGCAATTTGGCTTATATGTGGCAGTATTTTTTCTGCTTTAAGAACAAGATTTAGCCTGACCTTGTTATTTGTTCTATTGGCATGTTTCATGTTTGTGAGACACTTTTGTGTGT
The nucleotide sequence above comes from Salvia hispanica cultivar TCC Black 2014 chromosome 5, UniMelb_Shisp_WGS_1.0, whole genome shotgun sequence. Encoded proteins:
- the LOC125186040 gene encoding receptor-like serine/threonine-protein kinase NCRK isoform X1 is translated as MGRQVEIALLCFINLVWFQQTLSDGPATSSDTNKWTCTCSIAREQTLPFGLANCSSSCDCSPVAGGSDKNRWTCICNTGGLPRLVGEENGSSCFAACNCNAGTLSELEPSKKRFPVKVVFIVVLLCLVLTAIGLAAIMLWHVYRKDKQPVQWASSSSDRLTSCSSAVNIMSHGSSPMPVYKGYLDSSVPCMGCIPQNPFLLRRGTKALHGTIIQFSYSELENATDKFSDTNLVGVGGCSHVYRGNLRDGRTVAVKRMKLEGGPDAEHVFLTEIQLIARLHHCHVVPLLGYCLEHQWKNAERLLVFEYIPNGNLRECLDGELGHCLDWNTRVSIALGAARGLEYLHDAAAPRILHRDVKSTNILLDESWRAKITDLGMAKHLQNDGIVSCSGSPDRMQGTFGYFAPEYAIVGRASLKSDVFSFGVVLLELITGRKPIHKSSNKGTESLVIWATARLHDSKRVIHELPDPRLQGKFEEEEMQVMAYLAKECLLLDPDSRPTMSEVVQILSTIAPNRSKRNNLPVRAFQCGLKSENPEMSDGEVHDSSSSSTEEIKQITSEIIKNDKEADESQSDVEKLMLLTSKRRSSRGLQDEEVVVDLTEPRLESFCLPNV
- the LOC125186040 gene encoding receptor-like serine/threonine-protein kinase NCRK isoform X2, which codes for MQVEIALLCFINLVWFQQTLSDGPATSSDTNKWTCTCSIAREQTLPFGLANCSSSCDCSPVAGGSDKNRWTCICNTGGLPRLVGEENGSSCFAACNCNAGTLSELEPSKKRFPVKVVFIVVLLCLVLTAIGLAAIMLWHVYRKDKQPVQWASSSSDRLTSCSSAVNIMSHGSSPMPVYKGYLDSSVPCMGCIPQNPFLLRRGTKALHGTIIQFSYSELENATDKFSDTNLVGVGGCSHVYRGNLRDGRTVAVKRMKLEGGPDAEHVFLTEIQLIARLHHCHVVPLLGYCLEHQWKNAERLLVFEYIPNGNLRECLDGELGHCLDWNTRVSIALGAARGLEYLHDAAAPRILHRDVKSTNILLDESWRAKITDLGMAKHLQNDGIVSCSGSPDRMQGTFGYFAPEYAIVGRASLKSDVFSFGVVLLELITGRKPIHKSSNKGTESLVIWATARLHDSKRVIHELPDPRLQGKFEEEEMQVMAYLAKECLLLDPDSRPTMSEVVQILSTIAPNRSKRNNLPVRAFQCGLKSENPEMSDGEVHDSSSSSTEEIKQITSEIIKNDKEADESQSDVEKLMLLTSKRRSSRGLQDEEVVVDLTEPRLESFCLPNV